The Jannaschia sp. M317 DNA segment TTTTTGGGATGCCGCTCCGGCAGACCACAGGTTTCGTTGAAAGTCTCCTGCGGCTGGCTGGCCTGAACTGGGCCGTACCGGATTTCAGCACCCTTTGTCGGCGTCAGAGAACCCTGGACGTGAGCCTACCCTTTCGCGGCGGCACCGGCCCACTGAACCTCCTCATCGACAGCACCGGCATCAAGGCTGAGGGTGAAGGCGAGGGGAACGCCCGCAAGCATGGCGGCCCAAAGCGCCGCATCTGGCGCAAGATACACATCAGGATCGACGAAGAAACGCTGGAAGTTCGCGCCGTCGAAATCACCACCAGCAATGTCGGTGACGCGCCAATACTGTCAGAGTTGCTCAATCAAATCCCAACCGATCAGACCATCGGGTCAGTGACCGCCGACGGGGCCTGTGACACGCGCAAATGCCATGATGCGATTGCTGCCCGGAATGCCCATGCGGTCATCCCTCCGCGCAAGAACGCCAAGCCCTGGAAACCCAGCAGCGCCGGTGCCATAGCCCGCAACGAGGCCGTCAACGCATCGCGATACCTCGGCCGCGCAATCTGGCGACCCCTCTCGGCAGCATCCTTCGGATGCGCCTGCCGGGCAATGGATGGAGCGGATACCACCGACGAAGTCGTGTCGAAACCAAGATGCATTGTGTGAAGTTGCTGGGGCAGAGCCTCATGGCGCGGGACTTCGACCGCCAGATCGCAGAAATCCAAATCCGTGTTGCCGTCCTCAACAAGTACACCGCTCTTGGCATACCTGTTACTGAGGCCGTAGGCTAATTCCGTCCGGGGAAAGGGGAAGTGCGCTCACCCCCAGATTTGTGCAACAAAGCCCCGCCGGTGTCGCAAGCCAAGCGTCCTACTCGCTCACGGCGGCCACACCTCCGAAGTTCGCTTCGAGCCGGTCCGTTAATTGAGCTATGGAATGAGCGTGGCTGCGGCGGCCGCTTGGCCTGTGGCCGGAGCGGCACTTCGGGTAGGGACGTCTCTGGAAGCACGGCACCGGTCACACGTGAACGCGAAGATCTAAAGCTCGTCCGACACCCGGCAATGTCACTTCCGTGTGTCGGCAGAATGCGCTGATGACGGGACTTTCCATTCGGGACCGTTGGGTCAGTAAGCTTATGGTTCGCGTCGTGCCCGAGCCGGTCATCGGCAAAGCGACGATCGCCTCGGGCAGCGACCGCGTTGCAAGGCCTGGCAAGACCGTGATGCCCGCACCGGACGCCACCATGGCAAGCAAGGACAGGTTATTGCGAGCGGAAATACGGCTGCCCGCCACGAGCTTTGTTGTTTCGTCCAAGCCGACGGACCGGATCGTCTCGTTCACGATCAAGGTGCCACATCCAAGGTCAGCCCAGGTCAATGCCGCGTGGCGGCTGGCCAGCTCGTCCGTCGGCTTGCAGATCACGAACAAGGCGTCGCTGAACAATGGTCGCGAGCGAATGCCGGTGTTCTCCATCGAATTGTCGGCAAGACCGATGTCCGCATGACCGGAAGCGACCGCTTCTCGGACTGCCGCGCTATCGCTGTCCATGAGGTCGACGCGCACGTCCGGGTGGACCTTCATGAAAGACGACAACAGGTCCGGCAATATCAGTGCCGCGACCGAAGGGACGGACGCGATCCGCAGTTGCCCCGCCTCGCCGCGGGAATAGGCCCGGATCGTGGCCAGACCGACATCGTGATCTTGCACCATGCGGTCGCCCACACCTTGGACGAACTGGCCGAGATCGGTCAGATCTCGTTTGCGATCCGTCTCGAAGAGCGCGCTGCCAAGGTCTCTTTCCAGCTGCTTCAACGTCATTGAAAGCGCTGATTGCGTTCGTCCCAGTTCTTCGGCCGCCCCTTTCAGGCTCCCGTGTCGGGCGACAGTCGTGAAGACGCGGATGCTGTCGAATTTGATCATGATGCCGGAGAATTTCAGAAAAATTTAATATAAGTGAAGAAATACAAGATTGCCTGAATCGATGCAATGATCATGATGCAGGTCGGGGGACCTCATTCATGAGCAAGATATTCACGCTGGACGATGTGGAAAAGCTGGCCCATCGCCGCTTGGTTGAGGCGGGGGCGTCTTCGGAAGCCGCAGCCTCCGTGGCCCGGTCGACGCGCCGCGCGGAGCGGGACGGCTTGCGCAGCCATGGCTTACTCTATGTGCCGATCTATGCGGAACACCTGGAATGCGGCAAGGTGGCGTCAAGCGCCGTGCCGGCCGTGACGACGCCCCGACCCGCAGCCGTCTGCGTGAACGCGGCGAACGGCTTTGCGCACCCCGCTATCGACGCGGGTTGGACTGCATTCACCGATGCCGCGCGCGCCTGCGGGGTCTCGGCGCTCAGCATCAACAATTCGTACAATTGCGGCATCCTGGGTCATCACGCCGAACGGCTGGCCGAGGATGGCCTGATCGGTCTTTGCTTCACCCATGCGCCGGCCTCCATCGCGCCCACCGGGGGCAAACGGCCGGTGATCGGGACCAACCCGTTTGCAATCGCCGTGCCCGACGGCACGGGGGGCGCGCGCCTGGTGCTGGACCAATCCGCCAGCGCTATCGCCAAGTCCGAGATATTGCTGCGCAGCCGCGAGGGCCGCGCGATCGAGCCGGGCTGGGCGCTGGATGCCCGCGGGCAGGAGACGACGGATGCCGATGCCGCGCTCAAGGGGTCGATGATCCCCTCGGGCGGGCAAAAGGGATTCGGTGTCGGGCTGATGGTCGAGATCTTCGCCGCCGCCTTGACCGGTGCGAACTTGAGCGCCGAGGCCAGCCCGTTCTCCGGTCCCAAGGGAGGCCCGCCCGCCACGGGGCAATTCTTCCTGGCTGTCGATCCATCGGCTTTTGCGGGGGACGCATTCTCCGCGTCGATGGACCGCCTGATCGCGTCGATCGAGGAACAGGAGGGCGCGCGCCTGCCGGGCCAGCGCCGCATGGACAACCGCCGCCGCATCGACGTGGAGGGGGTCACGGTAGACGACGCGCTGCTGGCGCGGATCGAAGGAGACGGCGCATGAGCGGACAGATCGAAACCCGGAACCTGATCGCGGGGCGTTGGATCGACGCGGAGCGGACGCTCGCCAACGTGAACCCTTCCGATCTCTCGGACGTCATCGGAGAGCACGCGCAGGCGACCCGCGCCCAGTTGGACGAAGCGGTGGACGCGGCCCTCCGGGCGCAGCGTGAATGGTGGGCCGCCGGCATCCAGAAACGGCATGATGTGCTGATGGCCATAGGGACCGAGTTGATGGCGCGTGCAGGCGACATCGGCGCGCTGATCTCACGTGAGGAAGGAAAGCCGCTGGCCGAGGGCAAGGGCGAGGTCTATCGCGCCGGACAGTTCTTCACCTATTTCGCCGCCGAGGCCCTGCGCCAGATCGGCGATACCGCCCAGAGCACGCGGCCGGGAATCGAGATCGACGTGCGCCGCGAACCGGTTGGGGTCGTCGCCATCATTTCCCCCTGGAATTTCCCCGTCGCCACGCCCGCCTGGAAGATCGCACCCGCGCTGGCCTTCGGCAACGCCGTCATCTGGAAACCCGCGAGCCTGACGCCCGCAAGTGCCGCTGCCATGGCCGACGTGATCGCGCGGCAGGACATCCCCGAGGGGCTCTTGTCGATGTTGGTCGGGCCGGGCGGCGAGATCGGGCAGGCGATGGTCGAACATCCTGGCGTGAACGCCATCAGTTTCACCGGGTCGGTCCCCGTGGGGCGCGGGATCGCCGCTGCGGCCATTGGCGGCATGAAGAAAATCCAGATGGAGATGGGGTCGAAGAACCCGATCATCGTGATGGACGACGCGGATATGGACCTTGCCGTCGCCCATTCCGCCGGGGCGGCCTTTGGTGCGTCGGGGCAAAAATGTACCGCAGCCTCCCGCCTGATCGTCCACGACGCTGTGCATGACCAGTTCGTCGAGCGTCTGGTCGAGGCGGCCCAGGCCCTGAAGGTCGGGCACGCGCTGGAGGAGAGAACGCAGATCGGCCCCGTCGTCAGCGCCGATCAACTGAACGCCAACCTCGGCTATATCGATGTCGGCAAGAGCGAAGGGGCGGAGTTGCTCTGTGGCGGCACCCAGCTGGAGCGGGCGACCGAGGGGCACTACATGGCCCCCGCCGTCTTCGTGGAGACGACCAACGACATGCGCATCAATCGCGAGGAGATGTTCGCGCCGATCACCTGCGTGATGAAGACCAGCAGCTACGACGAGGCGCTGGCCATCGCCAACGACAGCGACTTCGGCCTGACCGCAGGGATCATGACGCGCAGCTTGGCACGGGCCAACCATTTTCGGGCGAACATGCGGGCGGGCACGCTGATGGTGAACCTGCCGACCGCCGGGACCGACTACCACGTGCCGTTCGGCGGCATGGGTGCGTCATCTTACGGGCCGCGCGAACAGGGGCAATACGCGGCGGAGTTCTACACCACCGTCAAGACGGCCTATGTCTTCGCGGGCGTGCCGGAATGACGCCGACTGTCGACGGTCTGCAATACGCGAACTGGTCGGAGAAGATCTTCCGCCAGATGCGCGCGGGCGGCGTCGATGCGGTGCATGTCACGATCACCTACCACGAGACGTTTCGCGAGACGGTCCTGAACATCGAAGCCTGGAACCGCTGGTTCGAGCGGTTTCCGGATCTGATCTTCCAGGGCTTCACCGCCGAGGACATCACGCGGGCCAAGGCGACGGGCCGCACAGCGATCTTCTTCGGCTCGCAGAACCCGTCGTGCATCGAGGACGACATCGGGCTTGTGGAGGTGCTGCACCGGCTGGGCCTGCGCTTCATGCAGCTGACGTATAACAATCAGTCGTTGCTCGCGACGGGCTGCTACGAGAATGACGATACCGGGCTGACGCGCATGGGCCGCGCTGTGGTGGCGGAGATGAACCGCGTCGGGCTGGTCGTGGACATGAGCCACTCCGGAGAGCGGTCTACGCTGGAGGCGATCGAACAGTCGACCCGCCCCATCGCCATCACGCACGCCAACCCGCGCGCCTGGCATGCGGCGCTGCGCAACAAGGCGGACACGGTGTTGCGTGCGCTGTCGCAGACCGGCGGGATGTTGGGCTTTTCGCTCTATCCGCATCACATGGCAAATGGCGGGGCCTGCACGCGAGCCGAGTTCTGCGAAATGGTCGCCCGTGCCGCCGAGGCCTACGGCGTCGCCAATCTCGGGATCGGGTCGGATCTGTGCCAGGATCAGCCCGACAGCATCGTGGAATGGATGCGCACGGGCCGCTGGACCAAAACCATCGATTATGGCGAAGGCAGCGCCGACGCCCCCGGCTTCCCGCCGATGCCCGACTGGTTCGAAACCAATGCCGATTTTCCCAACATCGCCACGGGCCTGCGCGAGGTCGGGTTTTCGCCCGAGGAGGTCGGGGCCCTGATGGGCGGCAACTGGGCGCGGTTCTTCGAAGCCAGTTTCGGTGCCGAAACGTCGCAACTGGCTCAGGTCGCGGAATGACCTGCGCGCCGCTGTCCCCCGTGCCGGACGCGGCAAACTTCCGTCGGGACCCGGCGGACGTGATGCGGCTGTCGCGCATGGGTGCGGCGCATCCGACGCGCCTGTCGTTCCGCAGGGTCCTGTTGCGGCGGATGCAGGCCGAGGGATGGACCTTTGATCGCCCGGTGTTCGATTTCGACGCCGATGGGGTAGGGCGTGCAGTCTACCGTGCCCATGGGCCGGAGCGGACATATTCGCTGGTCGCCTTCGGCCATGACTTGTCGCCCGACCAACGCTCGGACCGGGTGATCGCGACGGCATGGGATGCCACATTCACGCTGTTCGACGGAGAGCCGGACATGGACGATCTAGGCCGGCTGGCGGCGAATGTGCCCGTTCAGGAAGCTGGCCGTGTGACCGCGAAGGAGCTGACGCTAAGTCGGGCCAACCGTTCTGTCCGCCTGTTTGCCGACGTGGTTACGGCCCTGTCGGAAGGGCGGCAACCGGATGCCGAAGCGCTGGCGCAAACCGGCTACCTAATGCGGACGACGGCGGTTTACGGGTCGGGCAAGTTCGGGGCGGCTTGCCACGGTGACATCGCGGTGCGCCCCGAATTGGCCGCCCCGTTCCAGGCCGAGATGCTGACGGTCTGGCTGATCCGCACTTTCACCGTCGATCTTGTGGAACACTTGGCGCGCCTGAAGGGCGGCGCGAAATCCGTCTCTCTGGACCCGGAACTGCGGACCGGCCTCGGCGTCGGCAATTCGACCGGCCTTGGCATGGCTCCGTTTTTGGTGCGGCATCCGCTGTTGCTCAACAGCTGGATGATGGTGCGCGAGGAGGCGCTGGCGCGTGTCCGGTCGCAACCCGCGGCGACCGCCGCACAGGTGAAGGACTTTCGCACGGCCCTCGCGGAAGCGCAGGAAAACGCGCGGATCTGGACGAGCGATCATCCATTGCAGGGCCTGCGCCTGAAGGAGTTGCGCACCGGGCTTGACCGGATCGCGGCCCATGCGCGGGCGGAGTGGGAGCCGGACGGACCACACCCCTGGGATACGATCTGGCGTTGGGCCGAGGCAAACGTTCCCGCAGAGGCGCAGGAGGCCCTCGTTGCCATTCTGCTGGAACCCCATGGTGATCTGGTCGATGGTCTTGCGAGTTGCCTGAGTGCCGATGAGTCTGCCGGGTTCGCAATCGACGGAGCGATGTCCGTCGGGGTGTTGCGGCAGGTGATGGCCGCCAACTACGGCTGGGCCTTGATGCCGGACTACACCGCCCCGTCGGAATGCGCCCGATTCTGGTACGTCTCGGAGGACAAGCTGGAGCCGCGTCTGGGCGAGCGCCACGAGGAGCCGGGCGCGGAGCGGGAACTGCCGCTGGACATCGGACGACAGGCTGCTGCGCTGATCGAAGCGTTGGACGGGTTCACTGCCGATACACCGGTTGCGCAACTTCTGCTGGCGGCCCCGGAACATCGCCTGATGGTGCGCCGCGCACAGATAACGCGAGGCCGCCCGTTTTCGGAGATTCGCGACAACCTCATCTCGGCGGACCTGCTGCCCATCGACATGCTGCGCTGCAAGCTGGCGTTCTTCGGGGCAACCCGCTTCGACCCGCGCTCGGACCGCTGGGTGCGGATTTCGCTGTTCCAAGGCGCTCCTTACCCCGACGAGCTTTTGCAGGCGGCCCCGGTTTGATCCTTTCCGGCGATGACCCCACCCGCCTTGCGGGGCAGCCGGTCCCGATGGCGAAGGGGCGGGTGCGTCTGTCGTGGAGCGAGGTCGAGGCTGGTACGATGCGGTCGGCGCGCGGAGCGGGGATGACCTGGGGCGACGCGGAGGAATGTGGTGCGGCGGCAGTCTGGCTGGCGCGGCGGAACCTGCCATGGGCCGACGTCGTGCTGTCGCGCCTGCAAGGCCCGACGGGCGGCGTGTTCACGCCCGCACCGGGGGCTTGGCCTGCGGACGGAGCGATCTGCGGATTGCGCGGGGGCATCGCGCTGTCGGACTTCACGGCCTTGCCGGAAGGTGTGGGCACCGTGCCGCTCCTGCTGGGGCCGGTGCTTGATCCAATGCTGCTCCTGCCTTTTCTGGCCCGGGTGGCAGAATGGCAAGACGCCGTGATCGAGGTCGAGATTGCAGGCGTCTGTCACGCGACGGTTTCCGTAACCGGGCTTCATATCGCCGACGGCGCGCTTGGGCATGGCACATCGGGGCCGGTCACGCTGCGTTTCGATCTAGACGCCGATGTACCCGACCAATTGGTAGGCTCTGCCGCGCATCCCGCCGATATTGAGAATACCCTTTGGAACCGGCTGGACCGCCTGGCCCTGAAAACGACTGTCCCATCGTCGGAGACGTCGCACGCCCGAGCCGGCGGTGCGCGACCCGACAACGACTAGGACATCCGTCATCTGGGCCGGCCCCGTGCCAAGGCACGCCCGGCCCCGATCAAGAGAAGAAATGACCAACATCAACCTGGGAGACTACCATGAAGAAGATTGCAATCGCTGCCGCCATGTCGACGCTTGCCGCCCCTGCCTTCGCGCAGGACCAGTGCGGGGAAGTCGTCCTTGCCGAAATGAACTGGGCCTCGGCCTCGATCATCACCAAGATCACCGAGTTCCTGATGACGCAGGGCTATGGCTGCGATGTGCAACTGGTGCCGTCGGCCACGGTGTCCGCCGTCACCTCGCTGGCCGAGAACAACCAGCCCGACATTGTGCCGGAATTGTGGGTGAACTCCGCCCCGCTCTACAACGAGCTGGAAGCCGACGGGAAGGTTTTGACCGCCGCCAACGTCTTCTCGGACGGTGGAACCGAGAACTGGTGGGTGCCCGACTATCTTGTCGAGGCGCATCCCGAGCTGGCCACCATCGAAGGCATTCTGGCCAACCCCGAACTGGTGGGTGGGCAGTTCCACAACTGCCCCGTGGGCTGGGGTTGCCGCACGGCCAACGACAACCTGATCCAGGCGTTCGACTTCGAGGGTCGGGGCATGGATGTGTTTGACCACGGGTCTGGCGAGACGCTGGCCGCGACGATGGCCGCCGCCTACGAAGCCAAGGAGCCGTTCTTCGGCTACTACTACGGGCCGACCGCCGTGCTGGGGCGCTATGACATGGTCGCCGTCGACATGGGGCCATATGACGCGGAGATCCACGCCTGCAACCAGACCGAGGAATGCGAGACGCCCGGTATCTCCTCCTATCCGGCGGCCCCGGTACTGACGGTGGTGACGTCGGACTTTGCCGAGCGCCAGCCGGAGATCTTCGATCTGGTAAGCAAGATCACTTTCACGTCCGCAGACCTGAGCACGCTGCTTGCCTGGCAGGATGACAACAGTGCTTCGGCCGAAGAAGCGGCAGTCTACTACCTGACGCAGAATGGGGAGACCTGGAAAAACTGGGTAAACGAGGCCGCAGCCGAGAAGCTGGCCCCGCTGCTTCAGTGACGACGACGACACCGGGCGGCGGCAACGCCGCCCGGACCCTTGCTGGCGACCACCAAAGGCTCGGATTTCTGCTGTTCCCCGATTTTCCGATGTCCTGCCTGACCTCGACCATCGAGCCCCTGCGCGCTGCCAACGAAATCTTGAGCCAGCGCGTCTTTTCCTGGACCCTGTTGGCCGAAGCGGCCGGACCAATCGTCTCCAGCGCCGGGGTCGGGTTCGAGGCCGAAGCCGCATTGAGGGAAGCGGGTCCGCTCGATCTGCTCCTGCTCCTCGGGGCGCCGCAATCGCGGTTCCGCGATCCGAAAGCCGGGAATGCCATCCTGCGTGATCTGGCCCGCCACGGCACGGGCGTCGGCGCGGTCAGCGGCGGGGTGTTTCCCCTGATGCGATCAGGCGTGATGACAGCTCGGCCAGTCTCGGTGCATTGGTGCTACGAAGCCGCGTTCCGGCAGGAATTTCCGCAAGCGGACGCGCGGTCGGACGTGATCGTCGGCGATCGGCGGCATCCAACCGTATCGGGGGCTGCTGCTGCCTTCGATTTCGCGCTGGCCTTGATCGACGCGCAGTTGGGCGGCGATGTTGCGCATGAGGTCGCTTGCTGGTTCCAGCATCCCCAGATGCGCGGCGCGGGCGTGCGGCAGCGGGTGCCGCACCATGCCTTGCCGTCGGCGGACGAGGCGCTGCCGGATCTCGTTGCGCGCTGCGTGGCGATCATGGCCGCAGACCTGTCCGAGCCTGTGACCGTCGACGATCTGGCAGCCCGTGTCGGCGTCTCCTCCCGCCATATCCGCCGCGCGTTCAAGACCGCGACGGGCGACGGGCCCAGCCGCTATCTTCGGGGGATGCGGATGCGGGCGGCGCGGCAGATGGTGCTCTACTCCAACACCGGAACAGGTGCGATCGCTAGGGCCGTTGGGTTTGCCAATCTGGCGACGATGACCGCCCACTACCGGGAAGCCTTCGACGTGACGCCGACCGAGGATCGGACGCGGATCAACGGGTTCCGGGTCGAGGGGAATCTGCCGTTGCCGGGTTAGACCGCGCCCATCGCCGTGAGCACAGCGTGGTGCAGGGACTGGGCCGAGGCGCGCGGGCCGTAGAGGACTACGCGACCCTTGTCGCGCAGCAGCAGGCAGCGCAGGTGATGGATCGTGGTGAACGTGGCCGATCCGACCGTCATCCGCCCATGGTCAAGGTTCGACAGACGCTCCAGCACCGGCACAACGTCGTCTCCCGCGAGGTCAAAGCGGACCCAGGCATCCGTCTGCTCGACGATGGTGGCGGCGTCGGCAACAGCGACGCGCAGGATCGGCTCGATATTCTCGTGCGTGGCGAAGGGGGCCTCGATCAGCCATTGGTCAGGGCCGGTCCAGATCGCGCGGAGCGGGCCACCAGCAATGCGCCCCGGCGCGGGGGCATCGGTCTCGATCAAGGCGGTGATGGCCGCGCGCGTGTCCGACACCCGGCCCCTGCGCGCAGTGACCGAAGCCAGGGCCAGGTCGAGCCGCTCGGTCAGGGTGAGGCTGCGGATTGTGTCGATCCGGGGCGCAGTGGTGCCCAGGGCGCAAAGCGGGGTCAGGTCACGCACGTTGCCGTCCTCCATCCGGGTCGATGAAGTGCGGCGAGACGACTTCGACCTCCACCGTCAGATTGGTGAGGGGCGAGACGAGGCGAAGCCGTTCGCCCATACGGTCAGCTCCCCGTTTCAGGAACCCGAGCCCGATCATGTGGCCCAGCGTCGGTGAATGGCAGGCCGAGGTGACGTAGCCCTGATCGTGCTTCGCATCGACGGGACCGTCTGTCGTCATCAGATGGCCGCCGGCGGTGACCTTCGCGGTGGGATCGACCGGCCAGAGGCCGACCAGCCGCAGATCGTCCGGCGCATTCAGGCCGTCGCGCCGGGACAGGACCGCGCCGATGCTGTCCTTCTTGTCAGAAACCATCCGTCCCAGCCCCAGGTTCGCCGCCGTGGTCGTGCCGTTGAGCTCGTTGCCCGCGGCGTGGCCCTTTTCGATACGCATCACGCCGAGGGCCTCGGTCCCGTATGGGGTGACGCCGAGGTCCTCGCCCACCTCCATCAGCCGCCGCATCAGCGCGTCGCCGTAGCGGGCGGGGACGGCGATTTCATAGGCCAGCTCTCCGCTGAAGGAGATGCGGAAAAGGCGCGCCCGCAATCCGCCGCATACCGTGACCGGTGCGCAGGCCATGAACGGAAAGGCGTCGTTCGACAGGTCGGTGGTGTCATCGACGACGCGCCTCAGAAGGTCGCGCGCCTTGGGTCCGGCGACGGCGAATTGCGCCCAGGCTTCGGTCGTGGGTGTCAGGGTGACATCCAGATCGGGGGCCAGGCACTGCGCGACGAATTCCATGTGCCGGTAGACGCTGGCCGCGTTGGCCGTGGTCGTCGTGACGATGAAATGATCCTCGGCCAGCCGCGCCGCCGTGCCGTCGTCCATCACGATCCCGTCTTCGCGCAGCATCACGCCGTAGCGCACCCGGCCCACGGCCAGCTTGGCGAAGCCGTTGGCGTAGACGCGGTTCAGGAACGTCGCCGCATCAGCGCCCTGCAGGTCGATCTTGCCCAATGTGGTGACGTCGCAGATGCCGACGCCGGTGCGGGTGGCCGTGACCTCGCGATCGACGGATTGGCGCCAGTGGGTTTCGCCTGCCTGCGGAAAATACTGTGCCCGCATCCAATCGCCGACTTCGGTGAAGACGGCACCCCGTTCGTCGGCCCATTGGTGTGACGGGGTCAGGCGGGTGGGCCGGAACTGCGCCCTGGTGCTACGTCCGGCGAATGCGGCGATGGGAACAGGCGTATAGGGCGGGCGGAACATCGTGGTGCCGGTCTGCGCAATCGTCTTGCCCGTCAGCTCGGCCATGATGGCAAGGCCCGCGATATTGGAGGTCTTGCCCTGATCGGTGGCCATGCCCAGCGTGGTATAGCGTTTGAGGTGTTCGACTGCGGCGTAGCCCTCGCGGTGGGCAAGCGTCACGTCCTTGACGGTCACGTCGTTCTGTTGGTCCAGCCAGGCGCGTTTGACGCCTTGGACGTGCCAGAACGTGGTTTGCATCACGGGTGCGTCTTCGGTTTCGGGCAGGTCCGTCGCAGTGGGGGGCAAGCCCAGATCGGACAGGGCCGCGACGGCTTCGGCGCGCCCCTGTGAAAGGGCACCGTGGGTCGAGAGCGCGCCGTTTGCCGCGCCCGCCACGGTCATGCCGGCGGGCAGGTCAGGGCCGGGCACGAAGGCGGCGATGTTATTGTTCCAGGCCGGGCGGCCCCGATGGTGCGACGTCAGGTGGACGTTCGGGTTCCAGCCGCCCGCCAGCCCGAGCGCGCCGACCTCCAGCATCCGGTTCGACCCGTCGGCCAGCCGCACCTGAACGAAGGTCAGGCCCAGCCGCCCGCGTGTGCCGGTAACCTGCGCACCGCACAGAACCTCGTAGTCTTGGGACGTCGGCGCATCGTTGCGAATGTCGATCACGGCGGCGATCTTGATCCCCTTGGCGTGCAGGTCGGTCGCTGTCCTGTGCCCGTCGTCGGTGCAAGTAAAGATGGCGACGCGTCGCGCGGGCGTGGCGGCGAAGCGGTTGGCATAGCTGCGCAGGGCCGAGGCCATCATAACGCCGGGCCGGTCGTTGTCGGCGAAGGCGATGGGGCGCTCGGTGGCTCCGGCGGCCAGGATCGTGCGGCGTGCGGTGATGCGCCACAGGATCTGTCGCGGCTTGCCGGACAGGGGGGCGGGCAGGTGGTCCGAGACCCGCTCGATCGCGCCGTGAACACCATGGTCCAAGGCCCCGATGACGGTCGTGCGGGGCATCAGGCGGACGTTGGGCAAGGTGGCGAGTTCCGCGACTGTGCGCCCTGCCCAGTCCGCACCATGCGCGCCGCCGATCTCCAGGCGTTCGGACAACAGCCGCCCGCCCATCTCGAAATCTTCGTCCGCCAGGATCACGTCGGCCCCCGCGCGCCCCGCCGTCAGCGCCGCCATCAGACCCGCAGGTCCGGCCCCGATGACAAGCAGATCGCAGTGGCGGAAGCCCTTGTCATAGCTGTCCGGGTCCGGTTCCCCCGACAGCGCGCCGAGGCCGGCCGCACGGCGGATGATCGGTTCGTAGAGCTTCTCCCAGAAGGACGCGGGCCACATGAACGTCTTGTAGTAGAATCCGGCGGTCAGAAACGGCGACAGCCGGTCGTTCACCGCCAGCGCGTCGAAGCGCAGCGACGGCCAGGCGTTCTGTGAGCGCGCTTCCAGCCCGTCGTAAAGCTCCGCCGTCGT contains these protein-coding regions:
- a CDS encoding LysR family transcriptional regulator; this encodes MIKFDSIRVFTTVARHGSLKGAAEELGRTQSALSMTLKQLERDLGSALFETDRKRDLTDLGQFVQGVGDRMVQDHDVGLATIRAYSRGEAGQLRIASVPSVAALILPDLLSSFMKVHPDVRVDLMDSDSAAVREAVASGHADIGLADNSMENTGIRSRPLFSDALFVICKPTDELASRHAALTWADLGCGTLIVNETIRSVGLDETTKLVAGSRISARNNLSLLAMVASGAGITVLPGLATRSLPEAIVALPMTGSGTTRTISLLTQRSRMESPVISAFCRHTEVTLPGVGRALDLRVHV
- a CDS encoding Ldh family oxidoreductase, which encodes MSKIFTLDDVEKLAHRRLVEAGASSEAAASVARSTRRAERDGLRSHGLLYVPIYAEHLECGKVASSAVPAVTTPRPAAVCVNAANGFAHPAIDAGWTAFTDAARACGVSALSINNSYNCGILGHHAERLAEDGLIGLCFTHAPASIAPTGGKRPVIGTNPFAIAVPDGTGGARLVLDQSASAIAKSEILLRSREGRAIEPGWALDARGQETTDADAALKGSMIPSGGQKGFGVGLMVEIFAAALTGANLSAEASPFSGPKGGPPATGQFFLAVDPSAFAGDAFSASMDRLIASIEEQEGARLPGQRRMDNRRRIDVEGVTVDDALLARIEGDGA
- a CDS encoding DUF3726 domain-containing protein, translated to MILSGDDPTRLAGQPVPMAKGRVRLSWSEVEAGTMRSARGAGMTWGDAEECGAAAVWLARRNLPWADVVLSRLQGPTGGVFTPAPGAWPADGAICGLRGGIALSDFTALPEGVGTVPLLLGPVLDPMLLLPFLARVAEWQDAVIEVEIAGVCHATVSVTGLHIADGALGHGTSGPVTLRFDLDADVPDQLVGSAAHPADIENTLWNRLDRLALKTTVPSSETSHARAGGARPDND
- a CDS encoding ABC transporter substrate-binding protein, whose product is MKKIAIAAAMSTLAAPAFAQDQCGEVVLAEMNWASASIITKITEFLMTQGYGCDVQLVPSATVSAVTSLAENNQPDIVPELWVNSAPLYNELEADGKVLTAANVFSDGGTENWWVPDYLVEAHPELATIEGILANPELVGGQFHNCPVGWGCRTANDNLIQAFDFEGRGMDVFDHGSGETLAATMAAAYEAKEPFFGYYYGPTAVLGRYDMVAVDMGPYDAEIHACNQTEECETPGISSYPAAPVLTVVTSDFAERQPEIFDLVSKITFTSADLSTLLAWQDDNSASAEEAAVYYLTQNGETWKNWVNEAAAEKLAPLLQ
- a CDS encoding aldehyde dehydrogenase family protein, which produces MSGQIETRNLIAGRWIDAERTLANVNPSDLSDVIGEHAQATRAQLDEAVDAALRAQREWWAAGIQKRHDVLMAIGTELMARAGDIGALISREEGKPLAEGKGEVYRAGQFFTYFAAEALRQIGDTAQSTRPGIEIDVRREPVGVVAIISPWNFPVATPAWKIAPALAFGNAVIWKPASLTPASAAAMADVIARQDIPEGLLSMLVGPGGEIGQAMVEHPGVNAISFTGSVPVGRGIAAAAIGGMKKIQMEMGSKNPIIVMDDADMDLAVAHSAGAAFGASGQKCTAASRLIVHDAVHDQFVERLVEAAQALKVGHALEERTQIGPVVSADQLNANLGYIDVGKSEGAELLCGGTQLERATEGHYMAPAVFVETTNDMRINREEMFAPITCVMKTSSYDEALAIANDSDFGLTAGIMTRSLARANHFRANMRAGTLMVNLPTAGTDYHVPFGGMGASSYGPREQGQYAAEFYTTVKTAYVFAGVPE
- a CDS encoding dipeptidase: MTPTVDGLQYANWSEKIFRQMRAGGVDAVHVTITYHETFRETVLNIEAWNRWFERFPDLIFQGFTAEDITRAKATGRTAIFFGSQNPSCIEDDIGLVEVLHRLGLRFMQLTYNNQSLLATGCYENDDTGLTRMGRAVVAEMNRVGLVVDMSHSGERSTLEAIEQSTRPIAITHANPRAWHAALRNKADTVLRALSQTGGMLGFSLYPHHMANGGACTRAEFCEMVARAAEAYGVANLGIGSDLCQDQPDSIVEWMRTGRWTKTIDYGEGSADAPGFPPMPDWFETNADFPNIATGLREVGFSPEEVGALMGGNWARFFEASFGAETSQLAQVAE
- a CDS encoding GlxA family transcriptional regulator, encoding MTTTTPGGGNAARTLAGDHQRLGFLLFPDFPMSCLTSTIEPLRAANEILSQRVFSWTLLAEAAGPIVSSAGVGFEAEAALREAGPLDLLLLLGAPQSRFRDPKAGNAILRDLARHGTGVGAVSGGVFPLMRSGVMTARPVSVHWCYEAAFRQEFPQADARSDVIVGDRRHPTVSGAAAAFDFALALIDAQLGGDVAHEVACWFQHPQMRGAGVRQRVPHHALPSADEALPDLVARCVAIMAADLSEPVTVDDLAARVGVSSRHIRRAFKTATGDGPSRYLRGMRMRAARQMVLYSNTGTGAIARAVGFANLATMTAHYREAFDVTPTEDRTRINGFRVEGNLPLPG